ATGTACTTTTGTATGAAAGGCGATAGTTCGTCCCATCTTATATATCCCTTGCGCCACTTCGTCAGGACCTCTTCGCGGTAGTACACGGTAATTGCCGGCTCGAACAGGTGGCTCTTGATCCAGTCGAGCGCCTGTGAGGTGGAGTCTGCCTGGTCGTCATGTTTCCCATTTGGGAACGTCACCAGCTCGTGCACATATTGGGAAAGCCAGGGAGCGCGCTCCGGCAGGTAGACAAAGCCGTTCTCGATGGTTGGGGTAACGGTGAGCATACGCGTCCCTTTGTCCAGCTTTGACTGGCACTTCTTGATGCTTTGCATGCCTTCCTGGATCAGCTCCTGGCAAAGTTGCGTCCCCGAGGCTTTGTCTTCGATCAGCACGTTCTTCGCCTCCCATAGGGCGGCGTGCGCTCTAACCACGCGTTTCAATTCGGGATATTCCAGCCGTGCGCGATAGACGTCGCGCAGGTAGAGGCGGCCGCCAGTGCCCCCGCCGCTAGCAGGCGAACTGCTCCCCCCGCTACCGCAGGGGGTTCTGATTGCGCCCCAGGTGGTGCAGACGCTGTAATCGCTCAGCTCGCTGGCTTTGTTGGCCGTGTCCCAGCTTTGGAAGAAGAAGTCGAATTTCTCGGGAAGCTCAGCCTCGGTGTAGGTCTTGAACCAGCGAAGCTTTACCAAACCTCCGCCTAATGGCGCAGGAGATTGCTGATACTGTCCGGCAAAGGTGTACTCGCCTTGCGTCTCGCGCAGTTGCTCGAGGACTTCCATCGGCTCTCTTTCGCGATGGAGCACCTCGCCTTTGCGCCGGGTATAAAGCAGAGTCTTTGAAAGGCGCGGGACTTCGTAGCGCTCGTCTTCCTCCGCGATGGCGGGAAAGCGCACGACCTTCCATTTCGGTTCGATGTCGATGGCCTGGCGGCGCTCGACATCGAGCACGTGGCCGACGAGGTCGTCCTCGTGCAGGCGCTGCATGACCAGGATGATGCAGCCGGTGAGCTTGTGATTGAGGCGGCTGACCAGCGTGTTGTCGTACCAATCATTCACGGCTTTGCGGCGCGTGTCGGAGAGCGCCTTATCGGGCTGCAGCGGATCGTCGATGATGATGAAGTCGGCGCCGCGTCCGGTGAGCACGCCGCCTACTGACGTTGCTTTGCGCGATCCGCGCGCGGTGGTGAGAAAGTCTGCCACCGAGCGTTTTTCCGGCGACAGCCGCGTGGGAAAAATCTGGCGGTAGAAGTCGCTGTTGATCAGCGCGCGGCAATCGATGGCGTGCTTGTCGGCGAGGTCCTGCGCGTAGCTGGCGCAGATGATTTGCGCGCTCGGATTGTGCGCCATCAGCCATGCGGGAAAGACGATGGACGCGCAATGCGACTTAAGCGAACGCGGCGGCAGGTTGATGATGAGCCGCCGCGTCTCGCCCAGCCGGCAGCGTTCGAGCTCGTGCGCGATAACGTCGATATGCCAATTGCGCGCGAAGTCGGTTGCAGGATTGAGTTCCAAAAAACTGCGCTCGGCAAACGTGCAGAAATCGTTGCGCAGCGCAGCACGATATTGTTCGGGAGTGAGTTCGGGCATAGACATTTTTTTCACCACGGAGACACGGAGAACACGGAGAAACACACTACGGAAGTGAAACCACTAAGGACACGAAGGTTCACTAAGGACTTCAAGAGCCTGTTTTCCTTTGTGTTCCTTCGTGACCGGAGCCTGTCCTGAGCATCGCCGAATGGGTGGTTTCATTGGTTTTGGCAAACAGCACCACGCAGAAACACACTACGGAAGTGAAACCAGTAAGGACACGAAGGAACACGAAGGTAGAACTGTCATTCTGAGGCCCGGTTTCGCCGAAGAATCTCCGGCGATGCCTCAGACTCACATGCGGTATCCCGGCTCTTCGGCGAGGATTCTCGTGAAGAGCCAAGACAGGACGTAGCAGGCCGAAACATTCCCGGGAGATCCGTTCGCC
The sequence above is drawn from the Acidobacteriota bacterium genome and encodes:
- a CDS encoding terminase, with product MSMPELTPEQYRAALRNDFCTFAERSFLELNPATDFARNWHIDVIAHELERCRLGETRRLIINLPPRSLKSHCASIVFPAWLMAHNPSAQIICASYAQDLADKHAIDCRALINSDFYRQIFPTRLSPEKRSVADFLTTARGSRKATSVGGVLTGRGADFIIIDDPLQPDKALSDTRRKAVNDWYDNTLVSRLNHKLTGCIILVMQRLHEDDLVGHVLDVERRQAIDIEPKWKVVRFPAIAEEDERYEVPRLSKTLLYTRRKGEVLHREREPMEVLEQLRETQGEYTFAGQYQQSPAPLGGGLVKLRWFKTYTEAELPEKFDFFFQSWDTANKASELSDYSVCTTWGAIRTPCGSGGSSSPASGGGTGGRLYLRDVYRARLEYPELKRVVRAHAALWEAKNVLIEDKASGTQLCQELIQEGMQSIKKCQSKLDKGTRMLTVTPTIENGFVYLPERAPWLSQYVHELVTFPNGKHDDQADSTSQALDWIKSHLFEPAITVYYREEVLTKWRKGYIRWDELSPFIQKYIIDNGLEGPRPGGQQPGGSSD